TTCTCCATAGGTTAGTTGCTCAACACAAGAAAGCCTgggcgagagagagcaagacagagagatggtCTGAAACAGTTCCGGGAATAGAACACAGAACTAGAATTCTAAAGGAACTCTGGATGGAACTGGAATTTTGGTTAGAATCATTTTCAGATTGTTTCCCTTCCTCTTTATATGAATGTCAAGGTTACTTATTTTTGTTCCCTGACAAGATCCTACTATAGGTTCAACAAAGCTCACCAACGCAGACAATCAATGTGTTCCCTTAAAAACAGCAAACGTATTAAATTACTATTATGAATAATAATCTCATAACATGTGGTCCATatacaaaacattttaaaacagcCATTTATTTCAAAGCAAATTCATGTCccccaaatggcacgctattccctatgtagtgccctacttttgaccagagcccatatgcactatatatagggaataggttgccatttggcaACGCAACCCTAGTCTGATCAAAAGTAATCTGGTCAGTGATGTTTTGATGTTTAATTGCATCCCCAGCTATAAAAAGGCTTGAGATGTGTTCTGACCTGCCTCTTTTGAGGGAAATGTCAAAGGTCaaatcagacctgggttctaaAACGATTCAAAATACTTAAAAGTCGAGCTTGATTAAGCTTCCTGGCAGGCCAAAGCAAACGCGGGAAGTACTTGAAGGATTTTcagatactatttgaacccaaaTCTGGGTTACATTACAGTAGTAATAGATAAATCTTCCAGCCAAAAGTGGAATTATTTTCACAGAGCTAATATACATTACGGTTGCAATATTCCGGTAACTTCCCAAAAATTCCCAGGTTATCCTAAAATAGTTGTATAACCCCAGGAATCAGACAGGATTTAACAACAAATCCAAAATCCACCAtacaggatttctggaaaacttgAGAATTTGGGGAAAGTTCATTTTGCAACCTTAAACCATCATGATAATATACAATTAATGTCAGCAATGCTTTGAATTCAGTAGTACCAGAACATCAAAGGTGTGAATCTCATtggacccccccccccgcttAACCCAAACCCCTCCATTTACCCCCTCCCCATACACACCCACATCACAAACCCCCTTTCCTCCCCCCTGCACCTGGAACCCAAAGAGTCTTTGACTGTAGAATGATAAAGTGTTGTGAGCAGAGTACCCTGCTGTCACTATGCCAGACCCATCTCCTCTAGAACACTCCTGGGAGATTCATCCTCCtgtagggggagatagagagaaggggaacAGCATAGCATTACATATTACAAGTCTAGAatgtacattattacattatgagggtctatgacctcATCCCCTCTTGTAATTCAGCAGTATCTCTGTGGGGAACAGATGCTCTGACAGGATAATGAGTACCACCACCGTACAACACAAAAAACATAGATCATTCATTCTAAGGTAGAGTCCTAGCAAGTATGGTAGGGAGAACTCCAAAATACACCGATTGAGGTCGAGTGAGACCCAAACGTTGGTTAAAAACAGCCATTCAATAGTTTGAAGTATGAATAACACTGGTTAGCTGGAGTTTCACATAATTTTTAATAAGAGAGATCACTTCttcctcctgtggtgtgtgtgtgtgtgtgtgtgtgtacctcctgCAGTAGGTCGGCCTGTTCGATGGCCTTAAGTACACTCTTCTTGGACGTGTCCTGGATCTCTCCACCAATCAGAAACTCATCCAGTATAAAGTAGGCCTTCTCAAAGTTAAAGATGATGTCCAGCTCACAAACCTGCCAgggcgcacgcacacacgcagggaggaatcagaatcacctttatttacTAAGTCCACTTACAATAAAAACAGAatttgaggggagagagggtttaAGAGAGGGATGGTGAccatacagtccattcagaaagttcagaccccttcactctttcccacatttttgttgagttacagccttattctaaaattgattaaataaataaaaatcctcagcaatctactcacaataccccataatgacatcacaataccccataatgacatcacaataccccataatgacatcacaataccccataatgataaagcaaaaacagatttagaaatgtttgcaaatttattacgaataaaaaacagaaataccttatttacatacatattcagaccctttgctatgagactcgaaattgagctcaggtgcaacctgttttcattgatcatccttgagatgtttctacaacttgaagtCCAAttaaactgattggacatgagttggaaaggcacacacctgtctatataaattcccacagttgacagtgcatgtcagagcaaaaaccaagccatgaggtcgaagaaattgtccgtagagctccgagacgggattatgtcgaggcacagatctggggaagggtaccaacaaatggtctgcaacattgaaggttcccaggaacacagtggcctcactcattcttaaatggaagaagtttggaaccttcccagagctggccactcggccaaactgagcaatcgggggagaatggcaATGGTCAGGgaggtcactgacagagctctagagttcctctgtggagatgggagaaccttccagaaggacaaccatctctgcagcactccaccaatcagttctttatggtagagtggccagatggaagccactcgaCAGTAAAaggcttggagtttgtcaaaaggcatctaaattactctcagaccatgaaaaacaagattctcaggtctgatgaaaccaagattgaactctttgtcctgaatgtcaagcgtcacgtctggaggaaatctggcaccatccctacagtgaagaatggtggtggcagcatcatgatgtggggatgtttttcagcagcaggtactgggagcctagtcaggatcgaggcaaagaaacagagcaaagtgcagagttccttgataaaaacctgcccAGATCACTCAGGAACTCAGACgaaggtgaaggttcaccttcaaaacaggacaacgaccctaagcacacagccaagacaacgcaggagtggcatcaggacaagtctctgaatgtccttgagtgggcctaccagagcccggacttgaactcgatcgaacaGCTCTGGacacacctgaaaatagctgagcagtgacgctccccatccaacctggtagagcttgagaggatctgcagagaagaatggggctCGCCAAGTACAGTGTGttccaaacttgtagcgtcatacgcaagaagactcaagtctgtaatcactgcaaaaggtgcttcaacaaagtactgagtaaagggtctggatacttatataaatgtgatatttccaaaTTTTTTTGTGGAATAAATTGCAAAAAATTTGAGAAACCTGTTTTGATTTATCATTATGTGGTATTATTTGTAATAGGAGAGGGGCACAGAGCGAGGAGAGGTGCACAGAGCCAAGAGAGGGGCACAGAGCCAAGAGAGGGGCACAGAGCCAAGAGAGACATTTGGCCACAGGAGTGAACAAAAAAAGCGATAGAGTTGGCtgcaggagagggggatgagagagagttgGCAATAGAATAAAAGATGGTGAAGGAGAGTGAGGgatgagaaagagaagaaagaataGGAAAATAGAGAGTGAAAATATACAGTAGGagtgagagagcaaaagagagggtGGAGAAACAGCgtgagggttgagagagagagctggagtgaCTCACACTGCCGAAGTACTTATCCAGCAGCTCTACGAAGCGGTGGATGACCTCCAGAGTAATGAGCTCGTTGTCCTGCTCTTCCACCGCACAGCAGAAATACAGACTGgcatacctgacacacacacctgttgtgTTATTGAAGATCAACACACCCACACTTTAATCGTTGAGGTTAACTAAGGTGTTCCGCAGGAGGGAATAACCGGGGAATCTAGAACCCTCCAACCAGGacttctggaaaacctgggaattcaGGGAAAGTTAACAGAATTTTGCAAACCTAGGTTTAGCTGAGAATAAAAGGTCCTGGGGGAATCTCTGGCGCGCCAGTCCAGTCCGTAACCCAGGAAAACTAAGAACTACTGAAAGAGAATCTTGATATGCTGCTGTTAACAATGCCAATCTATGCAGTGTAGCAGCTAAATCCTCAGCCTTTCTACCAAAGCAGTGGCGGGTGgctctttgttattgtttgaatgCAGATTGCCTCTTTGATGACTCAAGTCTATGCAGTGTAGTCAGACAATTCAAAGGGTGTGATATTCAAAATGGCATGTGCCAGTCTTATACACCAtagtgtgtgcatctgtgtgttagagaattagagaggtcAGCTCGTTGGCTCCCTCCCCTGGCCAGAAACAGGTACTGCACGACTGCAGCGCACAATGATTAGACGCTTCGACAGAATCACTGAGCGTCAAAGCATCACACACCAAGGATACTGACGGCCGAGAGATATTTAGTACATCTGTCTATTGTCGGCAGTAAATGTTTTGTTCACGCAAATAATTTGCCGTCTGCCTAGATAGCTTAAGAAAGCAACGCTGTTTGGCTTATGCCCACTTCTAAATATGTAGTTAGCTAATGTTGGCTAACTAGCAGGCTGCGCTAATGTTGATAGCTAGCTAAAATGTGTAGTAAGTCCTTGTTGTGGCCATCTGGCTCGTATCAACATTATCATTAAATCAAAGGATTTGTTCTTGCAAGTGCACATTATCAAACCTAACAAACAAAAAAGGTTTGTGCGCAAAACTCCTAAGCTAAATGTAAAAGAGTAAAGACTTGCTTTAGAAAAACAATTAAGCAGCATACTATCATTTATTTAAATTAGTCCGGGCTCTCCAATTGGCTCAGTTAAATTGTCGACCACTGACAGGCACGTTCTTTGTTCTAGTAAAAGAAGGAACGGCCTACTACTGTGATAAGTACCTATTGAACCGTCTAACCTCTAAGCTACTGTGGGATCCTATGGGCAGCTTTAACCCAGAGTGCTGTGTGTGGATGCCTTCTGCATGACTGGTGGAATGAGTGTTATAACAGAATCAAAGAGTATCCGCTGTATTGAAACACACTGTACAATCTAAAACGCTGTCTGCTGTGAGACATCAGTGTTGGGAGAAAACAATACACATGCCTGAAAGACAGCCTGGAGCCTGGGCGATTCA
The genomic region above belongs to Oncorhynchus kisutch isolate 150728-3 linkage group LG16, Okis_V2, whole genome shotgun sequence and contains:
- the LOC109880447 gene encoding AP-1 complex subunit sigma-1A-like isoform X1, which produces MMRFMLLFSRQGKLRLQKWYTATAERDKKKMVRELMQVVLARKPKMSSFLEWRDLKIVYKRYASLYFCCAVEEQDNELITLEVIHRFVELLDKYFGSVCELDIIFNFEKAYFILDEFLIGGEIQDTSKKSVLKAIEQADLLQEEDESPRSVLEEMGLA
- the LOC109880447 gene encoding AP-1 complex subunit sigma-1A-like isoform X2 — its product is MRFMLLFSRQGKLRLQKWYTATAERDKKKMVRELMQVVLARKPKMSSFLEWRDLKIVYKRYASLYFCCAVEEQDNELITLEVIHRFVELLDKYFGSVCELDIIFNFEKAYFILDEFLIGGEIQDTSKKSVLKAIEQADLLQEEDESPRSVLEEMGLA